One region of Paenibacillus polymyxa M1 genomic DNA includes:
- a CDS encoding S8 family serine peptidase encodes MKKPIILQKIPVVSLALALTVSLSLPSFSSAATADLQINSFLKAQEALTIEAAPAFISPELSTDSSRQVRVIVQLDGEPLAVDKYAARSSAKAFTAQSEQKAESAIATEQTTFVDQAAEHGISLQVNYQYNTVLNGLEVTVPANKIPELAKLPGVKSIHENKTYYSIPVQDPPTLTANEATYDNAPLDQIGVPEAWAKGLNGEGIKVGVIDTGIDYEHPDLKEAYKGGYDSFEQDNDPYEEPFLEKENDPYGTGFSGTTHGTHVSGTIAGKAANKSSDIVQKGIAYKSDLYVYKVLGRNTKTGRSSGSSAQVIDGIERAVKDGMNVINLSLGSDSEKDPNSPDAIAINNAVLSGVVAVIANGNAAQQGPYFYSMGSPATSQLAISVGAATSPSHSYSNKASVNLVTYGDDEKPITVTSDTYYNFNMMGWQTFHEDFSSILGTEPLELVYANLGYPDDFTSKDVKGKVVVVSRGVLGFVDKIANAQLNGAKAIIIFNGQAKSSDSTQANLSEAIPGYDGYINSNQGDNVDYIPTFDMTGKEGRALARQIIESQNHKQKFFITFGEEYRRTDNPGNTMAGFSSRGPNGDELLSIKPDVSAPGVGIMSTYPAFAKFYPDASYEQAYKRSNGTSMASPHVAGLAVLLKQQHPNWTPFDIRAALANTSVTLFNEDKTQYDVYSQGAGLVNIANAIQTPALLETVEKITILDKNFNRQEVVNYNPSASFGLLRPGSDAKQIQLQLKNLSANPVQYEASYVLHDNVTSDPTKPIATPDVSNISVQLQGIGANGAISAEPGKSQPFFLSVQPSANAATGVYEGEVILKSAGQPTLHLPFVVHVGKENPTTGFGLQDLSFTNPIIYPNRTGAQRTTDLTFRLTTDKTNQIALYVYGLDDKLIGLIDGIATTKEQGANARLKQGAYSFKGINGSYVEFDDNGKPVLDANGQPVIQHLKDGVYKLEVSSPELNEKGEVERNTDGPKLFTATKSIRVDNSAPSGGSSGGGGGGGGGRSNTTPSAATNTSTPVATSAPSLQSVVKQGQAVKAVPTAVALNNNVQSLTVADADLQAAVATAGSSPTAIVLSATSQAGQTTKASLTSSQLATLGKAAAGSSLVVSNTGSSLALPVSVLKNAPEGAGIEVVISSQAEASGTFTSKLKGSNVIGTPVGFEANVITGGKSQPLKVAPGQFISRSFTVPGQIDPNTAGVLYTANGNVYPVPSVFTKQVDGSTVVKVSRPGFSTYAAATRPVSFEDISSSYAQSEIQSLANKLLINGTTDTKFSPKQNVTRAEFAVLVTRALGLTPGTAAPFSDIPAGSWYAGDVAAAYGAGLITGRNNDKFDPQANISRQEIAVVLGKAVDLLQIKTAADGPARTPYHDTSSFAGYAKDSIEKVSAAGIINGATIKGSSYFQPNAPTTREASAKVLHVLLQKAALIN; translated from the coding sequence TTGAAAAAGCCGATCATTTTGCAAAAAATACCTGTCGTATCACTCGCTCTTGCCTTGACGGTAAGCTTATCTCTGCCGTCTTTCAGTTCTGCCGCTACCGCAGATCTACAAATCAATTCATTTTTAAAAGCTCAGGAAGCATTAACTATTGAGGCGGCTCCGGCCTTTATCTCACCTGAGCTGAGTACAGACTCCTCCCGTCAGGTCAGAGTCATCGTGCAGCTTGATGGTGAGCCCCTAGCAGTGGACAAATATGCAGCACGTTCAAGCGCTAAAGCTTTCACCGCTCAATCCGAGCAAAAAGCCGAATCTGCGATCGCCACCGAGCAAACCACGTTCGTAGACCAAGCCGCTGAGCACGGTATTTCTCTTCAAGTAAATTACCAGTACAACACGGTGCTTAACGGACTGGAGGTTACAGTGCCAGCCAATAAAATTCCAGAATTGGCTAAACTACCAGGCGTTAAATCCATTCACGAAAACAAAACATATTATTCTATCCCCGTGCAGGACCCGCCAACACTTACAGCCAACGAAGCCACTTATGACAATGCGCCACTGGACCAAATTGGTGTTCCTGAAGCCTGGGCCAAAGGATTGAATGGCGAGGGAATCAAGGTCGGGGTTATTGATACCGGTATCGATTATGAGCATCCGGATTTGAAAGAAGCCTACAAAGGCGGTTATGACTCTTTTGAACAGGACAACGACCCCTACGAGGAACCGTTCCTTGAAAAAGAGAATGATCCATACGGCACAGGTTTTAGTGGAACGACACATGGTACTCACGTCTCCGGTACAATTGCCGGGAAAGCCGCGAATAAATCCTCAGATATTGTACAAAAAGGGATTGCCTATAAATCGGACTTATACGTATATAAGGTGCTTGGACGCAATACCAAGACCGGTCGTTCCTCCGGTTCCTCGGCACAGGTCATTGACGGTATAGAACGTGCTGTCAAAGATGGCATGAACGTCATCAACCTGTCGCTAGGCTCGGATTCTGAAAAGGATCCCAACTCCCCAGACGCCATTGCCATCAATAATGCGGTACTTTCCGGGGTAGTCGCGGTCATCGCAAACGGTAACGCTGCACAACAAGGGCCCTATTTTTACTCCATGGGTTCTCCCGCAACATCTCAGCTGGCGATTTCCGTTGGTGCAGCCACTTCACCGAGCCACAGCTATTCCAATAAAGCATCTGTCAATCTTGTAACCTATGGTGATGATGAAAAGCCGATAACAGTTACATCAGATACCTATTACAATTTTAACATGATGGGTTGGCAAACATTTCACGAGGATTTTTCTTCTATTTTGGGGACAGAACCATTGGAATTAGTTTATGCCAACTTGGGATATCCAGATGATTTCACTTCTAAAGATGTAAAAGGTAAGGTTGTGGTCGTATCGCGTGGCGTCTTGGGCTTCGTAGATAAAATCGCGAACGCACAACTAAATGGTGCAAAGGCTATTATTATTTTTAATGGTCAAGCGAAATCTAGCGACAGTACACAAGCCAATCTGAGTGAAGCTATCCCTGGTTACGACGGTTACATTAATTCGAATCAAGGAGACAATGTAGATTATATTCCTACCTTTGACATGACAGGAAAAGAAGGTAGAGCACTGGCAAGACAAATCATTGAAAGCCAAAACCACAAACAAAAATTCTTTATTACTTTTGGTGAAGAGTATCGTCGTACTGACAATCCTGGTAATACCATGGCCGGATTTAGCTCCCGCGGACCAAATGGCGATGAACTGCTGAGCATCAAGCCAGACGTGAGCGCACCAGGGGTTGGCATTATGTCAACGTACCCTGCCTTCGCCAAGTTCTATCCAGATGCATCCTATGAGCAAGCTTACAAACGCAGCAACGGAACGAGTATGGCATCTCCGCATGTGGCTGGACTTGCCGTGCTGCTGAAGCAGCAGCATCCGAACTGGACACCGTTTGATATCCGCGCTGCTCTGGCAAACACTTCGGTTACACTCTTTAATGAGGATAAAACTCAATATGATGTGTATTCCCAAGGTGCGGGTCTTGTAAACATTGCGAATGCGATTCAGACTCCAGCCCTGCTGGAAACCGTTGAAAAGATTACGATTCTTGACAAGAACTTTAATCGGCAGGAGGTTGTGAATTATAATCCTTCCGCCAGCTTCGGGCTGTTACGACCTGGTAGTGATGCGAAGCAGATCCAGCTTCAACTCAAAAACTTGTCCGCAAACCCTGTGCAGTATGAAGCCAGCTACGTTTTACATGATAATGTCACCTCTGATCCGACTAAGCCTATTGCTACCCCCGATGTGAGCAATATTAGCGTTCAGTTGCAGGGTATTGGCGCGAATGGAGCCATCTCGGCAGAACCGGGCAAATCGCAACCGTTCTTCCTGTCTGTACAACCAAGTGCGAATGCAGCTACTGGTGTATATGAAGGAGAGGTTATTCTTAAAAGCGCTGGACAGCCAACACTTCATCTTCCGTTCGTTGTGCATGTCGGCAAAGAAAATCCAACGACAGGCTTCGGCTTGCAGGACCTGAGTTTCACGAACCCGATTATTTACCCAAATCGCACAGGTGCGCAGCGCACAACAGATTTGACTTTCCGTCTGACCACAGATAAAACCAATCAGATCGCGCTCTATGTATATGGATTAGATGATAAGCTGATCGGTCTGATTGATGGGATTGCCACTACCAAGGAACAAGGTGCTAACGCTCGCCTCAAACAAGGCGCATATTCCTTCAAGGGGATTAACGGAAGTTACGTTGAATTTGATGACAATGGCAAGCCTGTTCTGGATGCTAACGGTCAGCCTGTTATTCAGCACTTGAAGGATGGCGTGTACAAGCTGGAAGTCAGCTCTCCAGAACTGAATGAAAAGGGAGAAGTCGAACGCAATACCGATGGTCCTAAACTGTTCACTGCCACTAAATCGATCCGTGTGGATAATAGTGCCCCATCCGGTGGTAGTAGTGGCGGCGGAGGGGGTGGAGGTGGCGGCAGAAGCAATACTACACCTTCTGCTGCAACGAATACATCCACCCCTGTCGCTACATCTGCACCTTCACTGCAAAGCGTAGTGAAGCAAGGACAAGCTGTAAAAGCTGTGCCTACAGCCGTTGCGTTAAACAATAATGTACAGTCACTGACAGTAGCTGATGCAGACCTGCAGGCTGCTGTGGCAACAGCTGGCTCCAGTCCGACAGCTATTGTATTGTCGGCTACTAGCCAAGCAGGCCAAACGACTAAAGCATCACTCACTTCGTCACAGCTGGCAACGCTGGGCAAAGCCGCAGCAGGAAGCAGCCTGGTTGTGAGTAATACAGGTTCTTCCCTGGCATTGCCAGTATCTGTTCTAAAAAATGCACCTGAAGGTGCGGGCATTGAAGTGGTCATCAGTAGCCAAGCAGAGGCGAGCGGCACATTTACAAGCAAGCTTAAAGGCTCGAATGTGATCGGCACCCCGGTAGGGTTTGAGGCCAACGTAATCACTGGCGGTAAGAGCCAACCGCTCAAAGTTGCGCCAGGACAATTTATTAGCCGATCCTTTACCGTACCTGGTCAAATTGATCCTAATACAGCCGGTGTGCTCTATACAGCGAACGGAAATGTCTATCCCGTCCCATCCGTCTTCACCAAGCAAGTTGATGGATCTACCGTCGTTAAGGTAAGCCGTCCGGGCTTCTCGACGTATGCAGCGGCGACACGACCTGTTAGCTTTGAAGATATTTCATCGTCGTATGCCCAATCCGAAATTCAATCGCTTGCAAATAAATTGCTCATTAACGGCACAACCGACACGAAATTCTCACCGAAGCAAAACGTGACGCGTGCAGAATTTGCAGTCTTGGTCACCCGGGCACTTGGCCTGACACCAGGTACTGCTGCACCATTTAGTGATATTCCGGCAGGTAGCTGGTATGCCGGGGATGTGGCGGCCGCTTATGGGGCCGGATTGATTACAGGTCGCAACAACGACAAGTTTGATCCGCAAGCAAATATCAGTCGTCAAGAAATTGCTGTTGTGCTGGGCAAAGCAGTAGACTTGCTTCAAATCAAAACAGCAGCCGATGGTCCTGCACGCACACCATACCATGATACTTCATCCTTTGCAGGCTATGCCAAGGACAGTATTGAAAAAGTAAGTGCGGCAGGTATTATTAACGGAGCCACGATTAAAGGCTCTTCCTACTTCCAACCGAATGCACCTACAACACGTGAGGCATCTGCCAAAGTACTGCATGTGCTCTTACAAAAAGCTGCACTCATAAACTAA
- a CDS encoding manganese-dependent inorganic pyrophosphatase, whose translation MLAKTLIFGHKNPDTDTICSAIAYADLKTKLGADVEPVRLGEVNGETQYALDYFKVSAPRLVEQVATETDSVILVDHNERQQSATDIDKVRVTEVIDHHRIANFETSQPLYFRAEPVGCTATILNKLYKENGVAIPKEIAGLMLSAIISDSLLFKSPTCTDQDVAAARELAEIAGVDADRYGFDLLKAGADLSGHTIEQLVSLDAKEFQMNGRKVEIAQVNAVDVNDVLSRQADLEAALAQTIAAKNLDLFLFVVTDIVNSDSIGIALGSQAQAVEKAYNVQLDDNKAVLKGVVSRKSQIVPVLTEAFNSL comes from the coding sequence ATGTTGGCAAAAACATTGATTTTCGGGCATAAAAATCCGGATACGGATACCATTTGCTCAGCTATTGCTTATGCAGACTTGAAAACCAAACTGGGCGCCGACGTAGAGCCGGTTCGTCTGGGAGAGGTTAACGGGGAAACGCAGTATGCGCTGGATTATTTCAAAGTGAGCGCGCCGCGTCTGGTTGAGCAGGTTGCTACTGAAACAGACAGCGTCATTCTGGTCGATCATAATGAACGCCAGCAAAGCGCAACGGACATTGACAAGGTGCGCGTAACTGAAGTCATCGATCACCACCGGATCGCTAACTTTGAAACAAGCCAGCCGCTGTACTTCCGCGCTGAGCCAGTAGGTTGCACAGCCACCATTTTGAACAAACTCTACAAGGAAAACGGTGTAGCCATTCCCAAAGAAATCGCAGGTCTGATGTTGTCCGCGATTATTTCCGATTCCTTGTTGTTCAAATCCCCGACCTGCACAGATCAGGACGTAGCCGCTGCCCGCGAACTGGCCGAAATTGCTGGTGTAGATGCAGATCGTTACGGTTTTGACTTGCTTAAAGCGGGTGCTGATTTGAGTGGTCACACGATTGAGCAGTTAGTAAGCTTGGACGCAAAAGAATTCCAGATGAATGGACGCAAAGTGGAAATTGCACAAGTGAACGCAGTAGACGTAAACGATGTGCTGTCCCGTCAAGCTGATTTGGAAGCTGCATTAGCCCAAACCATTGCAGCTAAAAATCTTGATCTGTTCTTGTTCGTCGTAACAGACATTGTGAACAGTGATTCCATTGGTATTGCGCTGGGAAGCCAAGCCCAAGCAGTTGAAAAAGCCTACAATGTACAGTTGGATGACAACAAAGCTGTTCTGAAAGGTGTCGTATCGCGCAAATCGCAAATTGTGCCTGTATTGACAGAAGCTTTTAACAGTTTGTAA
- a CDS encoding ArnT family glycosyltransferase — protein sequence MIKKWFKTRADIPLIIIMLISTFLNGYNIWQDKYVNTYYTTAVASMLQSFHNFFFASLDSAGSVTVDKPPVVFWIQTLSAYIFGLHGWSVILPQALAQVGSVLLVYLLVKPSFGTLAARLAAFAMATTPIAVAVSRTNNIDAMLVFTLLLATWLLFRGLKNSKTGLILAAFAVVGIAFNEKMLQAYMIVPALGLFYLLASKYNWKRKAITLAGSAVVLLIVSLSWAVVVDSTPADERPYMGSSGTNSVLNLAFGYNGLSRLTGDQGTGGNRGGQRSEQNNNAATNSNITNTDQIQTTTSSNSTTTTDDSGANYMTADGPGAGGQMPPGGFGGNGQGVPGGDGQGGPGGGPGGNSGGGMFGTGEKGPLRLFQSSLSGQASWLLPFAIIASIGLLASIRRRNITQKHKEVIFWLAWLIPVAAFFSVAGFFHHYYLIMLAPPIAALFGAGFVELWQQYRERSNWLSWLLPVAVLATSVFSWFILQNYNDTIGSGWSIAVLILGIIGTALLVVARMKSEKFTRYAIIASVLAMFIGPVYWALTPIVYGGNSMIPQAGPTQFGDGGGGMPGRNDGNRGASFNGQQAEGTQMNNQTQNAENSNSVGNTSSTQTSTDTEQKASTRTRGMGGPNGSQSLDQKTLSYLQKNNTGETYLFAASNYSTAAPYLVEAGQKVIIMNGFVSSDPVYTVDKIKALVESGQVKYFMISGGGGGPDGGNSEVTAWIKEHGKVIPTDEWKTTTTAETSTAVKATNSGNDTTNTNATVQDGQGGFGGDERGGSGTLYEITL from the coding sequence ATGATTAAGAAATGGTTTAAGACCAGGGCGGACATCCCCCTGATCATCATTATGCTGATATCCACATTTTTGAACGGATACAACATCTGGCAAGACAAGTACGTAAACACCTACTACACGACGGCAGTAGCAAGCATGCTGCAGAGTTTTCACAATTTCTTTTTCGCCTCACTTGATTCTGCAGGATCGGTAACGGTAGACAAACCGCCTGTGGTGTTCTGGATTCAGACGTTGAGCGCCTATATATTCGGACTTCACGGATGGAGCGTGATCCTGCCGCAGGCACTGGCTCAGGTCGGATCGGTCTTGCTCGTTTACTTACTCGTCAAACCGAGCTTTGGTACACTGGCCGCACGTTTGGCTGCCTTCGCCATGGCAACAACACCGATAGCCGTAGCGGTTAGCCGCACGAATAACATTGACGCCATGTTGGTCTTCACATTATTGCTCGCAACTTGGCTATTGTTCAGAGGCCTTAAAAATAGCAAAACCGGGCTGATCCTGGCTGCTTTCGCAGTCGTCGGCATTGCCTTTAACGAAAAAATGTTGCAAGCCTATATGATCGTTCCTGCGTTGGGCCTGTTCTATCTGCTGGCTTCCAAGTATAACTGGAAACGAAAAGCCATAACGTTGGCAGGATCGGCAGTGGTTCTCCTGATTGTATCGCTCTCTTGGGCAGTCGTAGTGGATTCCACTCCGGCCGATGAACGTCCTTATATGGGGAGTAGCGGAACCAACTCTGTACTGAATTTGGCCTTCGGTTATAACGGCCTGTCTCGCCTGACAGGAGATCAGGGAACAGGTGGCAATCGTGGCGGTCAACGCTCAGAGCAAAACAATAACGCTGCGACGAATAGCAACATTACGAACACGGATCAGATCCAGACGACTACATCCTCCAACAGCACTACCACTACGGATGACTCTGGTGCCAACTACATGACAGCAGACGGACCCGGTGCAGGTGGTCAAATGCCACCGGGCGGATTCGGGGGGAACGGACAAGGCGTTCCTGGTGGAGACGGCCAGGGTGGTCCAGGCGGTGGCCCGGGTGGAAATTCCGGTGGCGGCATGTTCGGTACTGGTGAAAAGGGACCTTTACGGTTGTTCCAATCTTCCCTGTCAGGCCAAGCGAGCTGGCTGCTTCCGTTCGCAATCATTGCTTCCATCGGCCTGCTTGCCAGTATTCGACGCCGTAATATCACACAGAAACATAAAGAAGTTATCTTCTGGCTCGCCTGGTTGATTCCCGTAGCTGCATTTTTCAGCGTAGCAGGTTTCTTCCATCATTATTACCTAATTATGCTCGCACCTCCGATTGCAGCGCTCTTCGGAGCAGGATTCGTAGAATTGTGGCAGCAGTATCGTGAGCGTTCCAACTGGCTCTCCTGGCTGTTACCCGTGGCAGTATTAGCAACATCGGTATTTAGCTGGTTCATTCTACAAAATTACAACGATACCATCGGCAGTGGCTGGTCCATCGCGGTATTGATCCTAGGGATCATCGGCACAGCACTCCTGGTGGTAGCACGAATGAAATCCGAGAAGTTCACAAGATATGCCATTATCGCAAGTGTACTCGCTATGTTTATCGGCCCTGTGTACTGGGCATTGACACCAATCGTCTACGGGGGGAACAGCATGATCCCACAAGCTGGACCGACTCAATTTGGCGACGGCGGTGGCGGAATGCCAGGCCGCAATGATGGCAATAGAGGTGCAAGCTTCAATGGTCAACAAGCCGAAGGAACTCAAATGAATAACCAGACTCAAAATGCAGAGAATTCCAACTCTGTTGGAAATACTTCAAGCACACAAACAAGTACAGACACGGAACAAAAAGCTTCTACCCGTACCAGAGGAATGGGAGGCCCGAACGGTAGCCAAAGTTTAGATCAAAAAACGTTGAGCTACTTGCAAAAAAATAACACAGGTGAAACCTATCTTTTCGCAGCAAGCAATTATTCAACAGCCGCTCCTTACCTGGTCGAGGCCGGACAAAAAGTAATTATTATGAACGGTTTTGTGTCTTCCGATCCGGTCTATACCGTCGATAAAATCAAGGCGCTGGTCGAAAGTGGGCAAGTGAAATACTTTATGATTTCTGGTGGCGGCGGTGGACCGGACGGCGGCAACTCTGAAGTCACTGCTTGGATTAAAGAACACGGCAAAGTAATCCCTACAGATGAATGGAAAACAACAACCACAGCAGAAACAAGTACAGCAGTGAAAGCAACGAACAGCGGAAACGACACCACGAACACCAACGCAACCGTTCAGGATGGTCAAGGTGGATTTGGCGGAGACGAGCGTGGCGGAAGCGGTACTTTATACGAAATCACATTATAA
- a CDS encoding response regulator transcription factor, with translation MNPIHGVKIMLADDEPHILQFLELGLINEGYEVRTAENGSDALDLAREFRPHVAVLDVMMPEMNGFEVCQSLKETEDNIAVIMLTAKDDVDDRVKGLKLGADDYIVKPFSFNELLARIEARLRNQFPDLLGEVVHGPFQVDDRRKEIRYQSQVLELSPTEYELLKFLVLNHGIVLSKSRILDRVWGYDFGGEDNIVEVYIRSLREKLKDKEHRVIRTLRGVGYRVDLL, from the coding sequence ATGAATCCAATACACGGAGTTAAGATTATGCTGGCGGACGACGAGCCTCATATTTTGCAATTTTTAGAGCTTGGACTGATTAATGAAGGATATGAAGTCAGAACCGCCGAGAACGGGAGTGATGCACTCGATCTGGCAAGAGAGTTTCGTCCGCATGTAGCGGTGCTGGATGTAATGATGCCTGAAATGAACGGATTTGAGGTATGCCAAAGTCTCAAGGAGACAGAGGATAACATCGCAGTTATTATGCTGACCGCCAAGGATGATGTGGACGATCGGGTAAAAGGGCTCAAGCTCGGCGCGGATGATTATATCGTTAAGCCCTTCAGTTTTAATGAGCTGCTGGCTCGTATTGAGGCGCGTTTGCGAAATCAGTTCCCTGACCTGTTGGGGGAAGTGGTTCACGGACCCTTTCAAGTGGATGATCGACGAAAGGAGATTCGCTATCAGAGTCAGGTGCTGGAGCTATCGCCTACCGAATACGAACTATTGAAGTTTTTGGTGTTAAACCATGGAATCGTGCTGAGTAAAAGTCGTATTCTGGACCGAGTCTGGGGGTATGACTTTGGGGGCGAGGATAATATTGTGGAAGTGTACATTCGCTCCTTGCGAGAAAAACTCAAAGATAAGGAGCATCGGGTCATTCGGACGCTGCGTGGTGTTGGGTACCGAGTGGATCTGTTATGA
- a CDS encoding sensor histidine kinase: MKAGRKKRRKYVLRSLRSQLLARTLLILALLLVLIGFLQYFLMKDFLYRSRADAMNTQLNSIPVDLLIKDSQENSGDGIAAPQDDTNRRGNRPGPFLFWPDMSLASIGIDGTFQSLSNENGLKPPRLTTQQYQAMQQSKRMRHGYQLITDAQGKEQLVVFRPLGPPDRSSGLLQMGVSTNSMQEQLINQLRTFILLSLIALAIGLALMLPVLRRTLVPLSRMVEAVKRIDAGNLDERFDAEQGQYEVDRLAVSFNGMLERLEHSFAAERELQMQMRRFIADASHELRTPLTSIHGFLEVLLRGAASNPKQLQSALESMYGESKRMNKLVSDLLLLAKLDRTPELKLEDISLDALLLEMKPQLLMLAGTRKVFFDMTAGVRVLAEGDKIKQVVLNLFHNAVQHTDMEQGVIHVNLSAGKKLADIQIRDNGPGMGKEQLERIFERFYRGDESRTRSSGGAGLGLAITKSIVEAHGGSITAESTLGTGSIFKVTLPLAGTV; the protein is encoded by the coding sequence ATGAAGGCGGGGAGGAAAAAACGGAGAAAATATGTGCTTCGTTCTCTCCGGTCCCAGCTTTTGGCCAGAACCTTACTCATTTTGGCATTGCTGCTGGTGTTGATCGGTTTTCTCCAATACTTTCTAATGAAAGATTTTCTGTATCGCAGTCGAGCAGACGCTATGAATACACAGCTGAATTCAATTCCTGTCGACTTATTGATTAAGGATTCACAGGAAAATAGTGGGGATGGAATCGCCGCTCCCCAAGATGATACCAATCGGAGAGGTAATCGACCGGGGCCGTTTCTGTTTTGGCCGGATATGTCGCTTGCTTCTATAGGTATAGACGGCACCTTTCAGAGCTTGTCCAACGAAAATGGGCTTAAACCGCCGCGCCTCACCACTCAGCAGTATCAAGCAATGCAGCAGAGCAAGCGTATGCGTCACGGCTATCAATTAATTACGGATGCACAGGGAAAAGAGCAGCTGGTTGTATTTCGCCCGCTCGGTCCACCAGACCGTTCGTCAGGGTTACTGCAAATGGGCGTATCTACGAATTCCATGCAAGAGCAGCTGATTAATCAACTCCGCACCTTTATTTTATTGTCTCTGATTGCACTTGCGATTGGTTTGGCGCTTATGCTTCCTGTGCTTCGCCGCACATTGGTGCCCCTTTCCAGAATGGTCGAGGCAGTCAAACGTATTGATGCGGGCAATTTGGACGAGCGCTTTGACGCAGAGCAGGGTCAGTATGAGGTAGATCGCCTGGCAGTTTCATTTAATGGAATGTTGGAGCGGCTGGAGCATTCTTTTGCTGCCGAGCGGGAATTGCAGATGCAAATGCGACGATTTATTGCGGATGCTTCTCATGAACTGCGTACCCCGCTCACATCCATCCATGGGTTTTTGGAAGTGCTGCTTCGTGGAGCAGCATCCAATCCGAAGCAGCTCCAATCAGCACTAGAAAGTATGTATGGTGAATCCAAGCGCATGAACAAGCTTGTCTCTGATTTGCTATTGTTGGCTAAGCTGGACCGAACACCGGAGTTGAAGCTAGAAGATATATCGCTAGATGCATTGCTGCTGGAAATGAAGCCACAGCTCCTTATGCTGGCAGGCACACGTAAGGTATTTTTTGATATGACGGCAGGTGTTCGGGTATTGGCAGAAGGCGATAAGATCAAACAGGTCGTACTTAACCTGTTTCACAATGCTGTTCAACATACCGATATGGAGCAGGGCGTGATCCATGTCAACTTATCGGCTGGTAAGAAGCTGGCAGATATTCAAATTCGTGATAATGGACCCGGCATGGGGAAGGAACAGCTGGAGCGGATATTTGAGCGATTTTATCGTGGAGATGAATCGCGTACACGCAGCTCAGGCGGAGCGGGCCTTGGTCTGGCTATTACGAAATCAATCGTGGAAGCACACGGAGGGAGCATTACAGCTGAAAGTACACTGGGAACGGGAAGTATATTTAAAGTAACGCTGCCTTTAGCAGGAACAGTATAG
- a CDS encoding alpha/beta hydrolase, translated as MVRRLRQTLFVKLARRSAGRMITASDFKPSHSPKVHRTGKMIPTSVGDSRVIVYEPSLRSADPLPVFVNFHGSGFIMGSAEMDDPWCPVIAERANCVVVNVDYRLAPEHKFPIPLQESYDVTQWVYKHPNVLNIDPQRIAVGGHSAGGNLAAALCLMARDRKEFPIVYQVLDYPSLDIATDPKLKPQFEKAIPPRVAKIFNESYLRSPDEARNPLASPIYAESLHDLPPALIITAELDSLADEAELYAKRLIEADVPVMYKKYMGAAHAFTHSGDLAVAESAWHLMSDQLKLAFEFRIEDVLEDLRK; from the coding sequence ATAGTGCGAAGACTGAGACAAACTCTGTTCGTCAAACTTGCCCGCAGATCGGCTGGCCGGATGATAACAGCATCCGATTTTAAACCTTCGCATTCTCCTAAAGTACATCGGACAGGGAAGATGATTCCCACCTCTGTAGGTGATTCCAGGGTGATTGTATATGAGCCTTCCCTCAGGTCTGCTGATCCACTCCCCGTATTCGTCAATTTTCATGGTAGCGGATTCATTATGGGCAGCGCTGAAATGGATGACCCCTGGTGCCCGGTCATTGCCGAACGTGCGAATTGCGTCGTCGTTAATGTCGATTATCGCTTGGCCCCGGAGCACAAATTCCCTATTCCGCTACAGGAAAGCTATGATGTGACCCAATGGGTGTACAAGCATCCTAACGTGCTGAACATCGATCCCCAACGCATTGCGGTCGGCGGACATAGCGCAGGAGGTAATCTTGCAGCAGCACTGTGCCTTATGGCCCGAGATCGCAAGGAATTCCCGATTGTGTATCAGGTGCTGGATTACCCTTCACTGGATATCGCTACAGATCCCAAGCTGAAGCCTCAATTTGAGAAGGCGATTCCGCCTCGCGTGGCAAAAATCTTCAATGAAAGCTATTTGCGCTCGCCAGATGAGGCGCGAAATCCGTTGGCTTCTCCTATTTATGCAGAATCGCTACATGATCTCCCTCCTGCGCTGATCATAACGGCCGAGCTGGACTCCTTGGCTGATGAAGCTGAGTTGTATGCCAAGCGGCTGATTGAAGCGGATGTACCCGTAATGTATAAGAAATACATGGGTGCCGCACATGCTTTTACTCATAGCGGGGATCTCGCTGTAGCTGAAAGTGCCTGGCACCTGATGAGCGACCAGTTGAAATTGGCATTTGAATTTCGTATCGAGGACGTTCTGGAAGATCTGAGGAAATAA